A window from Coraliomargarita sinensis encodes these proteins:
- a CDS encoding secondary thiamine-phosphate synthase enzyme YjbQ: MSVHTKEIEVVASGKSTSEFTHMIEEGLLESGYNEGTVTVFCCHTSCSLVIMENADPSARRDLEGFIDRLVPEDDPHFTHTYEGPDDMPSHIKMALTRTTEVIPFKNGRLCLGTWQGVFLWEHRARSHKRRIVLSYQGE, from the coding sequence ATGTCAGTACATACCAAAGAAATCGAAGTTGTGGCTTCAGGCAAATCGACGTCGGAATTCACTCATATGATTGAAGAGGGGCTCCTCGAGTCCGGATACAACGAAGGCACAGTAACAGTCTTCTGCTGTCATACGAGCTGTAGTCTCGTGATTATGGAAAACGCCGACCCGTCCGCGCGCCGTGACCTGGAGGGTTTTATTGATCGCCTCGTGCCGGAGGACGACCCGCACTTTACCCATACCTACGAGGGGCCTGATGATATGCCGAGTCACATCAAGATGGCGCTGACCCGCACGACCGAGGTGATTCCGTTTAAGAATGGCCGCCTGTGCCTAGGCACCTGGCAGGGCGTCTTTCTTTGGGAACACCGGGCCCGGAGCCATAAGCGCCGGATCGTTTTGAGTTACCAAGGGGAGTAG